GAGGAGCACCTGAACCGGGACGCCTGACGCCCTCCCCCGAACGCCGTGCCCGGCGGGCAGCGTGCGGCTGTTCTGAACCGCCACGCGATCCGCCGGGCGGTTCGTTCAGGACAGCCGTACCTTGATCGTCTGGGTCGCCCCGCGCGTCCCGGAGAGGTCGCCGAAGACGAGGCGCAGCGACGGCCCCGCGGTCGCCGACGACACCGTCGCCGGCTTCGACACGACCGAGGCGACGGCCCGGTTCCACGTGAGGGTCAGGCTCGTCCGCATCCGCATGGGGTCGCTCACGCACACCGTCGCCGTCCCGTCGGCGTGCTCGGTGACCATCACGGAGCACGGGGCGTCCGCCGCCAGCGGCCCGACGCTCCCGCCGAACCAGAAGTTGACAGCGGTCAGCCCGAGCGAGTCCACCGCCACCCCCTGTTGATCGTCCGTGTTGGCGAGCACCCTCAGCCAGCCGTAGTCCGCCGCTCGTGCCGCCGTGCGCTGTTCGGACGCGCCGGGCAGGAGCTGGTACGCGTACGCGGCGTCGGACGGGTCCTTGCCGTGGTCGAACCAGAGGGTGAGGTACTTCCGGGAGAGCGGGTCCGTGGAGCCCGCCTTGTTGATGTCGCGCCAGCGGCCCGTACGGTCCTCCCGCAGCGCCTTCACGGTGGCCCCGCCCGGGAACACGTAACCGCCGTGCCCGCCGAGATGCGCCCAGGACGTGCCGGTCAGCGTCGCCGACCAGGGGACCGTGCGGGGTTTCACCGAGCCGTCGACGGTGAAGGGGGCGTTGCCCGTCGGCCCGAGGTTGCGGTTGTCGACGGTGGTCTCCACGGCCGCGCCGTCGCGGCTGTGGATGCCCGCGCCCAGGCACACGACGGTGTCGTCGAGGAAGAACCAGGACTTCTTCGCCATCAGCGTGCTGGACAGTCCCTTGAGGTACTGCCCCACGGTGGCTCGCTTCTTGTCGGTGACGCCGCCGACCCAGTTCACATCGGGGAGCGACGTGCCCCAGTCGCCGCCCGCCCCGTCGGCCAGCACCTTGCGCGAGGCCGTGGTGCCGGGCAGCCGGTACGGGTCGACGGTGGGCCAGAAGGCGTCGCTGTACTGGCCGTTGGCGAAGCTGTCGCCCCACCAGTAGAGCATCCCCGATCCGGTGTGCCAGCCGCGCAGATTCTCGCCGTTGCCGGTCTCGTAGTAGGTGATCCGCCGGTCGGCCATGCTCAGCGACGCCGCCCAACCCGGACGGCGGTGCGTGGCCCGCGCCATGTCGGGGAAGAGCCGGTGGCCCTCCGGCTCGGGGACCGGAGTGAGCGAGGTGTCGTCCAGGACGTCCTTGATCCGGGCCAGCGCGGTGAGCCCGAGCGAGGGGTTGCTCAGCGGCGGGCTGTAGTGGTCGCGCTGCGCCCATCCCTTGACGAGCCCCCGCCACCGGTTGTTCTCGGCGTCCGACGCGCCCCGGCCCAGCAGGACGACGGAGGCGAGGATCGGGTGTCCGCGCCGGTGGTCGTCGACCGCGCCGCGGCTGATGGCGCGCCCCGCGACGGAGTCCATGACGAGGCCGTTGAACAGGAACGGGGCCCAGGCGTTCTCCACCGCGTCGAACACCACCTGCCGCTGGGGGTCGGTGACCTCCCAGTCGGTCCCCTTCAGCAGCGCGAACAGCAGACCGAGTCCGCCGAGCATCACCGATCCGTAACTGCCGGTGTACGGCACGGTGGTGTGCTGGATGAACGAGCCGTCGGCGTACAGGCCGTCGCCCCTCGTCACCAGCGGGAAGACGGGGGAGAGGGCGTCCCGGGCCAGCGCGATCTTCGCCGCGCTCCCTCCGACGACCCCGCGCAGGGCCAGGACCCGGCAGAGGTCGACGCGGTTCGCCCCGGTGCTGGTCCCGGTGTACGAGGCGACGGCGGAGTCCGGTACGAAATGGTCGACGGCGGCGCAGTAGCGCGTGAGCCGCTCCGGGGCGATGACGTCGTACATCAGTACGCATACGTCCAGCAGGGCCTGTGGTGCGCCGATCTGCCAGCTGTACCAGTTTCCGTACCGGGCCTGGCCGTCGTGGTAGACCTGGGTGCTGAGGTGCTCCAGGCCGGTGAGCACCGCGTCGCGCAGCCCGGTGCTCCCGGTGAGGCCGGTGCCC
The nucleotide sequence above comes from Streptomyces sp. NBC_01116. Encoded proteins:
- a CDS encoding polysaccharide lyase 8 family protein translates to MTSAWSRRTFLATSAALTAASGGALTLAAPATAAPSVSPSAPEDDPYPALRAAWSALILGEGFSPTAEPFKSRLADLGASASHLLETMAPAEGSLWPDAVFADPDPDTDAESYVFSGRMADSFIRLNTLAQAYRQQGTGLTGSTGLRDAVLTGLEHLSTQVYHDGQARYGNWYSWQIGAPQALLDVCVLMYDVIAPERLTRYCAAVDHFVPDSAVASYTGTSTGANRVDLCRVLALRGVVGGSAAKIALARDALSPVFPLVTRGDGLYADGSFIQHTTVPYTGSYGSVMLGGLGLLFALLKGTDWEVTDPQRQVVFDAVENAWAPFLFNGLVMDSVAGRAISRGAVDDHRRGHPILASVVLLGRGASDAENNRWRGLVKGWAQRDHYSPPLSNPSLGLTALARIKDVLDDTSLTPVPEPEGHRLFPDMARATHRRPGWAASLSMADRRITYYETGNGENLRGWHTGSGMLYWWGDSFANGQYSDAFWPTVDPYRLPGTTASRKVLADGAGGDWGTSLPDVNWVGGVTDKKRATVGQYLKGLSSTLMAKKSWFFLDDTVVCLGAGIHSRDGAAVETTVDNRNLGPTGNAPFTVDGSVKPRTVPWSATLTGTSWAHLGGHGGYVFPGGATVKALREDRTGRWRDINKAGSTDPLSRKYLTLWFDHGKDPSDAAYAYQLLPGASEQRTAARAADYGWLRVLANTDDQQGVAVDSLGLTAVNFWFGGSVGPLAADAPCSVMVTEHADGTATVCVSDPMRMRTSLTLTWNRAVASVVSKPATVSSATAGPSLRLVFGDLSGTRGATQTIKVRLS